The following coding sequences lie in one Biomphalaria glabrata chromosome 18, xgBioGlab47.1, whole genome shotgun sequence genomic window:
- the LOC106065334 gene encoding uncharacterized protein LOC106065334: MNNSEQSLIDDYDINPLITDEEKTIYEVGLDSTTNIGLFSLALADLLSSVTIEWYCISFNPLLIHSDINFYPPEVQHLTAGTPHSAFACITNWITAYIAAERCLSIASPLKVKQILTPRRTGFIIVLIYIGITMPVVPEYATAYLAPKFFPEFNKTLVGLAFIEGRYNLGGISLISYSILTFISFIAVILFTAILVIRLKQKTSWRRLSTFDNAQSENMSRRDRAAIKMVIVIASLFIVNFSPTVAFFGAVFIVPEFNITGKYRNLFLVSAAFAFITDALNASINIVSYYTMSTKYRQTFQQVFHRCFKRKSLVDKQQQRFDS, translated from the exons ATGAATAACTCGGAACAGTCCCTCATTGACGACTACGACATTAACCCTTTAATAACAGATGAAGAAAAAACTATTTATGAAGTG GGGCTGGACAGCACGACCAACATTGGCCTTTTCAGTTTGGCCCTGGCTGACCTCTTGAGCTCAGTGACTATTGAGTGGTACTGCATCAGCTTTAACCCGCTGCTCATTCATTCTGATATTAATTTCTACCCGCCTGAGGTGCAGCACCTGACCGCCGGCACGCCTCACAGTGCGTTCGCTTGCATAACGAACTGGATCACGGCGTACATAGCTGCTGAGAGATGCCTGAGCATTGCGTCGCCTCTGAAGGTGAAGCAGATCTTGACTCCCAGGCGAACTGGCTTCATCATCGTGCTCATCTATATCGGCATTACCATGCCGGTGGTGCCTGAGTACGCCACGGCGTACCTCGCGCCCAAGTTTTTCCCCGAGTTCAATAAAACTTTGGTGGGCCTCGCCTTTATTGAAGGCAGGTACAATCTGGGAGGCATCAGTTTGATCAGCTACTCCATCCTCACCTTTATCTCTTTTATAGCAGTCATACTGTTCACTGCGATTCTAGTCATCCGACTCAAGCAGAAGACCAGCTGGCGTCGCTTATCTACCTTCGACAATGCCCAGTCTGAAAACATGTCCCGGAGGGACAGAGCCGCCATCAAGATGGTTATAGTTATTGCCTCGCTCTTCATCGTCAACTTCAGCCCCACGGTGGCGTTCTTCGGTGCTGTCTTCATTGTCCCGGAGTTTAATATTACGGGCAAGTACAGGAACCTGTTCCTTGTGTCAGCTGCGTTCGCCTTCATCACAGACGCTCTGAACGCTTCGATCAACATCGTGTCTTACTACACAATGAGCACCAAGTACAGGCAAACATTTCAGCAGGTGTTCCACAGGTGTTTTAAAAGGAAATCTTTAGTTGATAAGCAACAACAGAGATTTGATAGCTGA